GTGTGGTAACGCTGGGTGGGCTGCACGATGCTTGATCCCGTTCCGAGACGGTCGAGCAGGGGCTGATTCACCGCGTCGGGGGCCTGCTGTGTTTCCAGGCAGACGGCTGACCGCCAGCCGTAGCGCGCCCCGTCCCAGCCGACCATCTGTCCGCTCAGGAAGTTGCCGCTGTAGAGCTGCACCCCGTTCTCCGTGGTCCAGATCTCCATCTGGCGTCCGCTCACGGGATCGTGAAGCGTCCCGGCGTGGCGCAACTCGCCCCCGACATCGGGAAGGACGAAGTGATGATCGTAGCCTCCTGTCCGCTGAAACTGCTGATCCTCGACCTCAATATCCTGACCCAGCGGTTTGGCCGTGCGGAAGTCGAAGGGCGTTCCCGCCACGGTCCTCAGTGCCTCTGGAATCGCGGTATCGTCCACTGCCAGAAACTGCTCAGCGGCCAGGGTCAGGGTTTGTCCCAGAACACTCCCCGCGCCCCCGTCGGCCAGATTCCAGTACGCGTGATTGGTCATGCTGATCGGGGTGGGCGCGTCGGGTTCGGCCCAGCAGTCCAGCGTCAGCACCCCGTCGTCGCTCAGGGTGTAACGGGCGGTCACGTCCACAGCCCCTGGATAGCCCTCCTCACCGTCCGGGCTGCGGTAACGGAAGACCACACCGCGCACACCGCCCTCCTCGTCGGGCAGTGCCTCTCCCTGCCAGCGCACGGCATGGAAGCCGCCAGGCCCACCGTGCAGATGGTTGGGTGCGTTGTTGATCGCCAGTTGGTACGCCTCGCCTTCCAGCTCAAAGCGTCCGCGCGCGATCCGGTTGGCGACCCGGCCAATCGTCGCGCCGAAGTACAGGGCGTCGTCCTGCTCCAGGTAGGCCTCCAGATCGGGGTGGCCCAGGAGCACGTCGCCCGGCCGGCCGTGGCGATCCGGCACCTGCACCCGCAGCAGCCGCGCGCCGTACTCACCCAGCGTGACAGTCAGGCCGTTCGCGGCGCGCAGCACGAAAAGCTGAACGTCCTGGCCGTCCGGCAGCGTTCCCCAATGCCGCGTCTCAAGGTCAGTGATGGAGGACATCATTCCACCTCCAGCATGGCTTTCCAAAGGTCCAGGTCCTCGCCCACGCTCAGCACCTTGCCGCCGCGCACCAGCGGTAGCCGCAGCAACTCGGGTGTCTCGATGACCTTGGCAATAATGCCGTCTTCAGTGGTTCTCAGGTAGGCCAGATTGCTGCGCTCATAGGCTTTGCCTTCCAGATCCAGCAGGGCGTTCAGGCCGAATTTCTGCACAAAACGCGTCAGTTCTCCCTTTGCCAGAGGGCGCTGCGTCAAATCCACAAAATGAATCTTGATCTTGCGCTCCTTGAAAAACCGCTCGGCGGAGCGGGTTTCCTTGCTTTTCCGGGTGCCGAAGACCTGAACCTGGGGAGCATTCATAGGAGAAAGTGTAGACGTAAAATTCGCGCCTGCGTCTTCCGGTCGCGTTCTATTCTGACAACGTGAAGGCCCGTCTCTTTGTCCCATTCATCATTGCCGCCCTCTTCTGTCCGGTTTCGGGAGCGCAAACGCTGCCGCCCGAGGCGTCCAGCCTCACGTTGACCTCGGAAGGACTGCTGAGACTGACCACATCTATCGACAGGGCGGTGCCGCTGTACTGGCGTGACTGGATACAGCGCTTCGCTATCGGAAAGGTCAAGCCGGATGGCACCCTGGATCTCCGAATCGAATCGCTGGTCAGGGCCAGGGTACGTATGGGCTCGCTGATAGACTGGAAGGCCACCCATGGGCGCAACTGCGATGTGCAGTGCAGGACCTGAACGTTGAGCAAGATGCCAGGGTGCAGTCGCTGGGTGCGCCGGAATACGACGTGCCGGGCCAGCGATATCTCGTGCGTCCGGAAATGGCTGTCAGGAATCCGGACGGCACCATTATGCTTAAGTACCTGCTCTTTGTGTATGCCGAGAGTGCCGGGCGGCTATCCGGAACC
This DNA window, taken from Deinococcus humi, encodes the following:
- a CDS encoding ArsC/Spx/MgsR family protein, which translates into the protein MNAPQVQVFGTRKSKETRSAERFFKERKIKIHFVDLTQRPLAKGELTRFVQKFGLNALLDLEGKAYERSNLAYLRTTEDGIIAKVIETPELLRLPLVRGGKVLSVGEDLDLWKAMLEVE
- a CDS encoding aldose epimerase family protein yields the protein MSSITDLETRHWGTLPDGQDVQLFVLRAANGLTVTLGEYGARLLRVQVPDRHGRPGDVLLGHPDLEAYLEQDDALYFGATIGRVANRIARGRFELEGEAYQLAINNAPNHLHGGPGGFHAVRWQGEALPDEEGGVRGVVFRYRSPDGEEGYPGAVDVTARYTLSDDGVLTLDCWAEPDAPTPISMTNHAYWNLADGGAGSVLGQTLTLAAEQFLAVDDTAIPEALRTVAGTPFDFRTAKPLGQDIEVEDQQFQRTGGYDHHFVLPDVGGELRHAGTLHDPVSGRQMEIWTTENGVQLYSGNFLSGQMVGWDGARYGWRSAVCLETQQAPDAVNQPLLDRLGTGSSIVQPTQRYHTQTQLRFSAQPE